One Prunus dulcis chromosome 8, ALMONDv2, whole genome shotgun sequence DNA window includes the following coding sequences:
- the LOC117638462 gene encoding UPF0496 protein At4g34320-like: protein MGSHETSTLCTIALRLSNAKIDGQLISSYQEALRGDADLQCFENTLKTHIKAVINTFRNGGLSTGFFKQVTKYLRYLTEQSVHALLRCRVIGNKKLNRASEERFKLLADEYTNNSLQMLDFCSELHRFLKAARNTHSYIEYVTQECFAMETAMGTRHYVRISKRLKSLSASGDVYGNYSSAERLLEKVECLRKQQEQMLEKLRVQNEKLEKKESSAHTWRKVTIILFVVAVAGLLISMIVTAALAIPAVAPALGAAFVPMLASADWITNLFGTFEIACKDQQGENVFMQAGTRVSIKELGDIKFLIDRVVNDIDSLLFAPSSTIKEQSTIKEQIDFTMKDIKLKLETFMSEIETLQEEANKCTSEIRKARDKVVKSIKFLNNK, encoded by the coding sequence ATGGGAAGCCATGAAACATCAACTCTCTGCACAATTGCTTTGAGGCTATCCAATGCCAAGATTGATGGGCAGTTGATATCATCATATCAGGAAGCCCTCCGGGGTGACGCAGACTTGCAATGTTTTGAAAACACCCTCAAAACCCACATCAAGGCGGTCATCAACACCTTCAGAAACGGAGGCCTTTCAACTGGTTTCTTCAAACAAGTCACAAAATATTTGCGCTATTTGACCGAGCAGAGCGTCCACGCACTCTTGAGATGCAGAGTGATTGGGAACAAGAAGCTTAATAGGGCCAGTGAGGAAAGATTTAAGCTTCTCGCCGACGAGTACACGAACAACAGCTTGCAGATGCTGGATTTCTGTTCTGAATTACATAGGTTCCTAAAGGCAGCTCGTAACACCCATTCATATATCGAATACGTGACTCAAGAGTGCTTTGCAATGGAGACTGCCATGGGAACACGTCACTACGTCCGGATTTCCAAGAGGTTGAAGAGTCTCAGTGCCTCTGGTGATGTCTATGGCAACTATTCTTCTGCTGAAAGGTTGCTCGAAAAGGTTGAGTGTTTGCGCAAGCAGCAGGAACAgatgcttgagaagttgagaGTTCAAAACGAGAAGCTTGAGAAGAAGGAGAGCTCTGCTCATACTTGGCGCAAGGTCACGATTATACTGTTCGTTGTTGCCGTGGCCGGGTTGCTTATTTCTATGATTGTGACTGCAGCTCTAGCTATTCCAGCTGTTGCTCCGGCTCTTGGCGCCGCTTTCGTTCCAATGCTAGCAAGCGCAGATTGGATTACCAATTTGTTTGGAACCTTTGAAATTGCTTGTAAGGATCAGCAAGGTGAAAATGTGTTCATGCAAGCCGGAACTAGGGTTTCCATTAAGGAGTTGGGGGACATAAAGTTTCTTATTGATAGGGTTGTGAATGATATTGATTCGCTCTTGTTCGCTCCAAGCTCCACAATTAAGGAGCAATCCACAATTAAGGAGCAAATAGATTTCACAATGAAGGATATTAAGCTTAAGCTGGAAACGTTTATGAGCGAAATTGAGACTTTGCAAGAGGAAGCAAACAAATGCACCTCTGAAATACGCAAGGCAAGGGATAAGGTTGTGAAGAGCATcaaatttctcaacaacaaataa
- the LOC117638463 gene encoding protein CASP-like — protein MSKDERAVLMVESGVEMIGFLIHKKEKPTKTILHSSKSSPLGSQFILSECAFEATCFKESAVCLASGRDRQKEIVESADEERATKQSEVNLLMDEVERAQTWLLRLERGKGLLRFKLDTANEDTENKKSDTSDSYSILENSLIAKEKIIAELNMELHNIETTLSNEREEHLKEIKKLNTLLIEKEAALGEMKKELQGRPTTKLVDDLRKKVKILQGCSSKDKKGILFDDSDLSEARSTEVSEEIRQLKEKIGALTAELEKTKADNVKLYGKIRYVQD, from the exons ATGTCCAAGGATGAGAGAGCTGTATTAATGGTGGAAAGCGGGGTCGAAATGATAGGGTTCCTGATCCACAAAAAGGAGAAGCCTACAAAAACTATATTACACTCTTCAAAGAGTTCGCCTCTTGGGTCCCAGTTCATTCTATCAGAGTGCGCTTTTGAAGCAACATGCTTCAAAGAATCTGCTGTTTGCCTAGCATCAGGCAGGGACAGGCAAAAAGAAATTGTGGAGTCTGCTG ATGAAGAGAGGGCAACCAAGCAATCAGAGGTCAATCTTCTGATGGATGAAGTTGAACGGGCTCAGACATGGCTTCTTAGGCTTGAGAGGGGGAAG GGACTTCTGCGCTTCAAATTAGACACAGCAAATGAAGACACTGAGAATAAGAAAAG TGATACTTCAGATTCATATAGCATCCTTGAGAATTCTTTAATTGCCAAAGAGAAGATCATCGCGGAACTCAACATGGAACTGCACAATATTGAAACAACATTATCAAATGAAAGAGAGGAACACCTGAAAGAGATCAAGAAGTTGAACACACTGCTCATTGAAAAG GAAGCTGCTCTCGGGGAGATGAAGAAAGAGCTTCAGGGTAGGCCAACAACAAAACTGGTTGATGATTTGCGTAAAAaggtgaaaattttgcag GGCTGTAGTTCCAAGGATAAGAAAGGAATCCTATTTGATGACTCAGATCTTTCAGAGGCTAGGAGCACTGAGGTGTCTGAG GAAATAAGGCAGTTGAAGGAAAAGATAGGAGCGTTAACAGCAGAACTGGAAAAGACAAAAGCTGATAATGTCAAACTTTACGGAAAGATTCGTTATGTTCAGGATTAG
- the LOC117637489 gene encoding pre-mRNA-splicing factor ATP-dependent RNA helicase DEAH1-like — protein sequence MAKQFRKKVLSREDDEDETAQNRKEKERGVKRQPTSPHEANDDDDGSESEQERLRDQREREQLDRNIRERDAAATRKLSEQKQAFTTRRSNIVGDVETLRKVSRQEYLKKREANKLKELGESIEDGEYLYKGVKLTEVEYNRLSYEKKIYELATKHEAATHHDHDHDQYYRIPEPYDDHEGGVNQEKRFSVALQRCWDDDLNGRDKKSNQFAEQKAWEDQQIGKATLKFGSKNKRRKCDEEYDFVFEDQIEFVKKSVLLEGDQMIANGNVDVGKVQPIHHQLDKLREERKTLPIYSFRERLLQDVEKNQILIIVGETGSGKTTQIPQYLHEAGYTKGGKKIGCTQPRRIAAMSVAARVSQEMGVKLGHAVGYSIRFEDCTSEKTVLKYMTDGMLLREFLVEPDLASYSVVMVDEAHERTLSTDVLLGLLKDIARYRPDLKLIISSATLDAEKFSDFFDSAKILRIPGRRYPVDIHYMESPQADYLDAAIVAALQVHVTQPPGDILVFLTGQEEIETAEEILKHRTRGLGTKISELIICPIYANLPTELQAKIFEPTPEGARKVVLATNIAETSLTIDGIKYVIDPGFSKMKSYNPRSGMESLQVTQISKASSMQRAGRAGRTGHGKCFRLYTSYNYESDLDDTTVPEVQRTNLANVVLTLKSLGIHDLVNFEFMDPPPCEALLKALELLFALGALNKVGELTKVGRRMAEFPVDPMLSKMIVASDKYKCSDEVISIAAMLSTGSSIFYRPKDKQVHADTARLRFHSGNVGDHIALLKVYNEWKEANYSTQWCYENYIQVRSMKRARDIRDQLERLLERVEIKLSSSNDLEAIKKAVTSGFFPHCARLQKNGSYRTIKHPHTAHIHPSSGIMALEHHLLPRCVLYHELVLTTKEYMRQVTEIKPEWLVEIAPHYYQLNGVVEEDYSTSKKMPRGKGRTSTSKQIPNLVDYSICV from the coding sequence ATGGCGAAACAGTTCAGGAAGAAGGTGTTGAGTcgagaagatgatgaagatgagactgcacaaaacagaaaagagaaagagagaggggttAAACGACAACCAACTTCCCCACATGAAgcaaatgatgatgatgacggTTCAGAGTCTGAACAAGAGAGATTGCGTGatcaaagagagagggagcaaTTGGACCGTAATATAAGGGAGCGGGACGCAGCAGCAACGCGAAAGCTATCAGAGCAAAAGCAGGCTTTTACCACTCGGAGAAGCAATATTGTTGGCGACGTTGAAACTTTAAGAAAAGTTTCAAGACAAGAATATTTAAAGAAAAGGGAGgcaaataaattaaaggaaCTTGGAGAATCTATAGAAGATGGGGAGTACTTGTATAAAGGCGTTAAGCTTACTGAAGTGGAATACAATCGATTAAGTTacgagaagaaaatatatgagctTGCGACGAAGCATGAGGCTGCTACTcatcatgatcatgatcatgatcagTACTACAGGATTCCGGAACCCTATGACGATCATGAGGGCGGTGTTAATCAGGAGAAGCGATTCTCGGTGGCTTTACAACGTTGCTGGGATGATGACCTGAATGGCAGGGATAAAAAATCGAACCAGTTTGCAGAACAGAAAGCCTGGGAGGATCAGCAAATTGGGAAGGCAACACTGAAGTTTGGTTCGAAAAACAAAAGGCGAAAATGTGATGAGGAGTatgattttgtatttgaagACCAGATTGAATTTGTCAAGAAGTCAGTACTACTGGAGGGTGATCAGATGATTGCTAACGGTAATGTTGATGTCGGGAAAGTGCAACCAATCCATCATCAGTTGGATAAGCTGCGGGAGGAGAGGAAAACATTACCTATCTACTCATTTCGTGAGAGGTTGCTCCAAGATGttgaaaaaaatcagattctTATTATTGTTGGCGAAACTGGATCTGGAAAAACTACACAGATACCTCAATATCTACACGAGGCCGGGTACACTAAAGGAGGAAAGAAGATCGGGTGCACGCAACCACGGCGAATTGCTGCTATGAGCGTTGCTGCCAGGGTTTCTCAAGAGATGGGTGTCAAGCTTGGGCATGCAGTCGGTTATTCCATCCGTTTCGAGGATTGCACCTCGGAGAAGACTGTTTTGAAATATATGACAGATGGAATGCTGCTGCGAGAATTCCTTGTTGAGCCAGATTTGGCAAGTTACAGTGTGGTGATGGTGGACGAGGCTCACGAGAGAACACTGTCAACAGATGTTTTGTTAGGATTGCTCAAGGACATTGCACGATACAGACCTGATCTTAAACTGATCATTTCAAGTGCTACTCTCGATGCTGAGAAGTTCAGTGACTTCTTTGATTCCGCCAAGATTTTAAGAATCCCTGGGAGACGGTATCCGGTTGATATACACTACATGGAATCACCGCAGGCTGATTACCTAGATGCAGCAATTGTGGCTGCACTTCAAGTACACGTGACACAACCGCCTGGGGACATATTGGTTTTTCTCACTGGTCAGGAAGAAATCGAAACCGCGGAGGAGATATTAAAACACAGGACAAGGGGGTTAGGGACAAAAATTAGTGAGCTTATAATCTGTCCCATATATGCAAACCTGCCCACGGAGCTGCAGGCTAAAATCTTTGAGCCCACACCGGAAGGGGCTAGAAAAGTTGTCCTTGCTACAAATATTGCTGAGACCTCTCTAACTATTGATGGGATCAAATATGTCATTGACCCCGGCTTCAGCAAGATGAAATCTTATAATCCGAGGAGTGGGATGGAGTCACTGCAAGTCACCCAGATCTCAAAGGCATCCTCCATGCAAAGGGCAGGTCGGGCTGGTCGAACAGGCCACGGGAAGTGCTTCCGGTTATACACTAGTTACAACTATGAGAGTGATTTAGATGATACCACAGTTCCGGAAGTGCAGCGGACTAATCTCGCCAATGTTGTTCTCACGCTCAAGAGCCTCGGCATTCATGACTTGGTGAATTTCGAGTTCATGGACCCTCCACCTTGTGAAGCATTACTAAAAGCCCTGGAATTGTTGTTTGCACTCGGTGCATTAAACAAAGTGGGGGAGCTAACTAAAGTTGGTAGACGGATGGCGGAGTTCCCTGTTGATCCAATGCTATCTAAAATGATTGTGGCCTCGGACAAGTACAAGTGCTCAGATGAGGTAATCTCCATTGCTGCCATGCTTTCCACCGGTAGTTCAATCTTCTATCGTCCAAAAGACAAACAAGTACATGCTGACACTGCAAGGTTGAGGTTTCACAGTGGGAATGTGGGAGATCACATTGCATTGCTTAAGGTTTACAATGAATGGAAAGAGGCAAATTACTCGACGCAATGGTGTTACGAAAACTATATACAAGTTAGGAGCATGAAAAGAGCAAGAGACATCCGTGATCAACTCGAGCGCCTCTTGGAGAGGGTTGAGATCAAGCTCAGTAGCTCAAATGATTTAGAGGCCATAAAGAAGGCCGTTACATCAGGATTCTTCCCTCATTGTGCTAGGCTGCAGAAGAATGGGTCATATAGAACAATCAAACACCCTCACACTGCCCATATACACCCCAGCTCAGGGATTATGGCATTGGAACATCACTTGCTTCCTAGATGTGTTTTGTACCATGAACTGGTACTGACTACCAAGGAATATATGAGACAGGTCACAGAGATAAAGCCGGAATGGTTGGTTGAAATAGCTCCACATTATTACCAGTTGAACGGGGTCGTTGAGGAGGATTACTCAACTTCAAAGAAGATGCCTCGTGGAAAAGGGCGTACAAGCACTTCAAAGCAAATTCCTAATCTTGTTGATTACAGCATATGTGTATGA